The following proteins are co-located in the Myxocyprinus asiaticus isolate MX2 ecotype Aquarium Trade chromosome 18, UBuf_Myxa_2, whole genome shotgun sequence genome:
- the LOC127455969 gene encoding C-factor-like encodes MASSICESVLVTGSNRGIGLELVRQLVDSPSPPGQIFAGCRDPNGSRAQELQELAKKHQDVVTVVQLDTDCPTSITKASELMKAKLKEKGLNLIINNAGVNIPGSLAETGKKEMVEVYTTNVVGPMLIAKEFHPLLCKAAAQFPHQTGLSCSRSAIINVSTLMSSIAICRDNFSRAPMYSYRISKAALNMLTCCLAEDFRKDSILVMALHPGWVQTEMGGPQAPLTTAESVTGMLKVIASLTDKDSGTLLDWKGNNIPW; translated from the exons ATGGCATCTAGTATATGTGAGAGTGTTCTGGTGACTGGGTCAAACCGGGGAATTGGACTTGAGTTGGTTCGCCAGTTGGTTGATTCACCCTCACCTCCAGGTCAGATCTTTGCTGGTTGTAGAGACCCAAATGGATCAAGGGCACAA GAACTCCAAGAACTAGCTAAAAAACACCAGGATGTGGTCACAGTTGTTCAACTTG ACACTGATTGTCCGACTAGTATAACAAAGGCCTCAGAGTTGATGAAAGCCAAGCTTAAAGAGAAAGGCCTGAATCTTATCATCAACAATGCTGGTGTGAACATCCCAGGATCCTTAGCGGAGACAGGAAAAAAGGAGATGGTGGAAGTGTATACAACTAATGTTGTAGGACCAATGCTCATTGCAAAG GAATTCCATCCCCTCCTGTGCAAGGCTGCAGCTCAGTTTCCACATCAGACAGGCTTGTCTTGCAGTAGATCAGCTATCATCAATGTCTCCACACTGATGTCTTCCATCGCCATATGTCGTGATAATTTCTCCAGAGCTCCAATGTACTCCTATCGGATCAGCAAG GCTGCCCTGAACATGTTAACCTGCTGCTTGGCAGAAGATTTTAGAAAAGATAGCATACTAGTTATGGCTCTGCATCCAGGATGGGTCCAAACAGAGATGGGAGGCCCACAG GCTCCCCTAACAACAGCTGAGAGTGTCACAGGTATGCTGAAAGTGATTGCAAGCCTCACAGATAAAGACAGTGGAACTCTTTTAGATTGGAAAGGCAATAACATCCCATGGTGA